In Nocardia sp. NBC_00403, one DNA window encodes the following:
- a CDS encoding GNAT family N-acetyltransferase: MRSLLEPTRRAKFAPARQLANRDLAQVLRVLDTDPVASCMVAARLQEFGLETGSGLGELWSRGGPSESLCFSGANMVPLRGDQDALRAFADRAVRWPRVCSSVVGRRELALPLWEMLASHWGPEREVRGEQPLLALGQPAIATADLEVRRVRPDELDRYLNAAIAMFIEEVGVDPRAGDGGRGYRRRIASLISSGRAWARFEDGEVVFKAEVGSLSRRTGQIQGVWVHPERRGAGLGTGGTATVANAVVASGRTASLYVNDYNNIARRAYSRVGFRQIATFATVLLD, from the coding sequence GTGCGGAGTCTGCTGGAGCCGACGCGACGGGCGAAATTTGCCCCCGCGCGTCAGCTCGCGAACCGGGATCTGGCACAGGTCCTGAGAGTGCTCGATACCGATCCGGTCGCCTCGTGCATGGTCGCCGCGCGGTTGCAGGAGTTCGGTCTGGAAACCGGTAGCGGGCTGGGCGAGCTATGGAGTCGTGGCGGCCCGTCGGAGTCGCTGTGCTTCTCCGGTGCGAACATGGTGCCGCTGCGTGGCGATCAGGACGCGTTGCGCGCCTTCGCCGATCGGGCAGTGCGCTGGCCACGCGTGTGCTCCTCGGTGGTCGGGCGTCGAGAGCTGGCGCTGCCGCTGTGGGAGATGCTCGCCTCGCATTGGGGACCGGAGCGGGAGGTGCGTGGTGAGCAGCCGCTGCTCGCACTCGGCCAGCCCGCGATCGCGACCGCTGACCTCGAGGTCCGCCGGGTCCGGCCCGACGAATTGGACCGCTATCTCAACGCGGCCATCGCCATGTTCATCGAGGAGGTCGGCGTCGACCCGCGTGCGGGCGATGGCGGTCGTGGCTACCGTCGCCGGATCGCGAGTCTGATCAGCTCCGGTCGGGCGTGGGCGCGGTTCGAGGACGGCGAGGTCGTCTTCAAGGCCGAGGTCGGCTCGCTGTCTCGGCGCACCGGCCAGATCCAGGGCGTATGGGTGCATCCAGAACGCCGCGGCGCGGGGCTCGGCACCGGCGGCACGGCAACGGTCGCCAATGCGGTGGTCGCCTCCGGACGGACCGCAAGCCTGTACGTGAACGACTACAACAACATTGCCCGCCGGGCCTACAGCCGGGTCGGCTTCCGCCAGATCGCTACCTTCGCCACAGTGCTGCTCGATTGA
- a CDS encoding TIGR03118 family protein has product MLRVSVLGAALVVAAACSDSKSNDEVPALDGNDYTQTNLAANNAEYKAEFTFSDMVNAWGLADRPKGAGGHFWVGGGGKSFQFVGDVTASSDPKVQKLFQDPLKIVTIPGADSDTSDNSIGKTTGVVFNGAPITSDLFVVRDQPVEVDGAPQLLTGSSRFIFATDSGKIAAWTELGAEGQIIRADGPANLMFDGQPQGMQFFGIALTPSGDKLLAADFGADPQVRTFDQNWQLIPTAGFANPFATGDQINSAAPDQGKKAKPGDPAPFNVTTVGKRVFVSYAATKPDEQDATKFDAGEEDSLDKDQEKAAKGKPGKGKVAEFDETGKLVRILDDGSRLNAPWAVTVAPADFGPLSGKLLVGNFGGAGHVLAYDDTTGKFVDYLRDATGKPVEIEGLWALMFGNGESLGDANSLYFTAGPDDEKDGLFGKLRLK; this is encoded by the coding sequence CTGTTGCGCGTATCCGTACTCGGCGCCGCGCTGGTCGTCGCGGCCGCATGCTCGGATTCGAAGTCGAACGACGAAGTGCCTGCCCTCGATGGCAATGACTACACGCAGACGAACCTCGCCGCCAACAACGCCGAGTACAAGGCCGAGTTCACCTTCTCCGACATGGTGAACGCGTGGGGGCTTGCCGACCGCCCGAAGGGCGCGGGCGGTCACTTCTGGGTCGGTGGCGGCGGTAAATCGTTCCAGTTCGTCGGCGATGTGACCGCATCCTCGGACCCCAAAGTGCAGAAGCTGTTCCAGGATCCGCTGAAGATCGTCACCATTCCCGGCGCCGATTCCGACACTTCCGACAACAGCATCGGCAAGACCACCGGTGTCGTCTTCAACGGCGCACCGATCACCTCCGACCTGTTCGTCGTGCGTGACCAGCCGGTCGAGGTGGACGGCGCACCGCAGTTGCTGACCGGTTCGTCGCGGTTCATCTTCGCCACCGACTCCGGCAAGATCGCGGCCTGGACCGAACTCGGCGCGGAGGGCCAGATCATCCGAGCCGATGGCCCGGCCAACCTGATGTTCGACGGCCAGCCGCAGGGCATGCAGTTCTTCGGCATCGCGCTCACACCCTCCGGTGACAAGCTGCTCGCCGCCGACTTCGGCGCCGACCCGCAGGTGCGCACGTTCGACCAGAACTGGCAGCTGATCCCGACCGCAGGTTTCGCCAACCCGTTCGCCACCGGCGACCAGATCAACTCGGCCGCCCCCGACCAGGGCAAGAAGGCCAAGCCGGGCGACCCGGCCCCGTTCAATGTAACCACCGTCGGCAAGCGGGTGTTCGTCTCCTACGCCGCCACCAAGCCCGACGAGCAGGACGCGACCAAGTTCGATGCGGGCGAAGAGGATTCGCTCGACAAGGATCAGGAGAAGGCCGCCAAGGGCAAGCCGGGCAAGGGTAAGGTCGCCGAGTTCGACGAGACCGGCAAGCTGGTCCGCATCCTCGACGACGGCAGCCGCCTCAACGCCCCGTGGGCTGTCACCGTGGCCCCCGCGGACTTCGGCCCGCTCAGCGGTAAGCTCCTCGTCGGCAATTTCGGCGGCGCGGGCCACGTCCTCGCCTACGACGACACCACCGGCAAGTTCGTCGACTACCTGCGCGACGCCACCGGCAAGCCCGTCGAAATCGAGGGTCTGTGGGCCCTGATGTTCGGCAACGGCGAAAGCCTCGGTGATGCCAACTCCCTGTACTTCACGGCAGGCCCCGACGACGAAAAAGACGGCCTCTTCGGCAAACTCCGCCTGAAGTAG
- a CDS encoding peroxynitrite isomerase, protein MVEPQTPVAPHPDIAPLAPLLGTWRGPGHGEYPTIEPFDYVEEIKFGHLGRPFLTYRQRTRSADGSRPMHAETGYLRCPQPDRVELILAHPTGITEICEGALSVTDGEVHIELDSTSIGRSSTAKLVTALGRSIRLSGDTIDYTLRMAAVGQDFQHHLAATLHRA, encoded by the coding sequence GTGGTCGAACCCCAAACCCCCGTCGCCCCTCATCCCGATATCGCACCATTGGCCCCGCTGCTCGGCACATGGCGCGGACCGGGGCACGGTGAATATCCGACCATCGAGCCGTTCGACTATGTGGAGGAAATCAAATTCGGCCATCTCGGCCGGCCATTCCTCACCTATCGCCAACGCACCCGCTCCGCCGACGGCAGCAGGCCGATGCACGCCGAAACCGGTTATCTGCGCTGTCCGCAACCGGACCGGGTGGAGTTGATCCTCGCCCACCCGACCGGCATCACCGAAATCTGCGAGGGCGCGCTGTCGGTCACCGACGGCGAGGTACACATAGAACTGGACTCGACGAGCATCGGCCGTAGCAGCACCGCGAAACTCGTGACCGCGCTCGGCCGCTCGATCCGGCTGTCCGGTGACACCATCGACTACACGCTGCGGATGGCCGCCGTCGGCCAAGACTTCCAGCACCACCTGGCCGCAACGCTGCACCGGGCCTGA
- a CDS encoding penicillin-binding transpeptidase domain-containing protein, whose product MSTRMLIPLAVAVLAAAGTGCSARPQGPVPAADAFVSAFSSRDLDTAAQLTSQPEKATAALSSAWDQLQAAQLIAHTGAARVTGDTATVDYTYEWLLPKNRTWRYTGQLQMGRSDGRWMVRWTSSDIHPKLGNTQTMALRANPAPRARVNEQSGSDVLVPGKVSRVLFTATASSDQDFVATSLATALHRFDERLTPAAILGAARSTNGAYTVALLSENEFDEVSADLIGLPGVTVTQQWDMVAIDRNFAPDLLAQVRKTVIAEVDGKAGWSVVTMNANGADTDVLTEVASQPAPSFSLSVDRFVQNAAQRAVDARTEQTMMVVLRPSTGAILAVAQNKAADQDGPVATMGQYPPGSVFKTVTAAAAMSSGKATPDTLLPCPSRIVVGERTIPNYNLFTLGEVPMATAYERSCNTSFAKVASELPGDALHTTAAKLGVGPGYTIAGLPTTSGSVPLSDDLIQRSEDGIGQGKVVVSPFGMAVMAATIAHGSAPVPYLIAGRTTTIEGERPAIAPEVIDGLRTMMRKVVTGGTAERIADQGEVFGKTGEAEVDGGSHSWFVGYRGDIAFATLLVRGGSSDHAVAVTRDMFTVLPAGY is encoded by the coding sequence ATGTCGACTCGCATGCTCATCCCGCTGGCCGTCGCGGTGCTCGCCGCTGCGGGAACCGGCTGTTCGGCGCGCCCGCAGGGGCCGGTCCCCGCGGCCGATGCTTTCGTCTCGGCTTTCTCGAGCCGCGACCTCGACACGGCGGCACAGCTCACCAGCCAACCCGAGAAGGCAACCGCCGCACTGAGTTCCGCATGGGATCAGCTCCAAGCCGCGCAGTTGATCGCGCACACCGGCGCGGCCAGGGTTACCGGCGACACCGCGACTGTCGACTACACCTACGAGTGGCTGCTGCCCAAGAACCGGACCTGGCGCTACACCGGCCAGCTGCAGATGGGGCGCAGCGACGGGCGCTGGATGGTGCGCTGGACTTCCTCGGATATCCATCCGAAGCTCGGCAACACCCAGACCATGGCCCTGCGTGCCAACCCCGCGCCCCGCGCCAGGGTCAACGAGCAGTCCGGCAGCGACGTGCTGGTGCCCGGCAAAGTCTCCCGTGTCCTGTTCACCGCGACTGCCAGCTCTGACCAGGACTTCGTGGCGACGTCACTGGCCACGGCGCTGCATCGGTTCGACGAGCGGCTCACCCCGGCGGCCATCCTGGGTGCGGCGAGATCCACCAACGGCGCCTATACCGTTGCGCTGTTGAGCGAGAACGAATTCGACGAGGTGAGCGCGGACCTCATCGGATTGCCCGGTGTGACGGTGACCCAGCAATGGGACATGGTCGCCATCGACCGGAATTTCGCGCCGGATCTGCTCGCGCAGGTGCGCAAGACGGTGATCGCCGAGGTGGACGGCAAGGCGGGGTGGAGCGTCGTCACGATGAACGCCAACGGTGCCGACACCGATGTGCTCACCGAGGTGGCCTCGCAGCCGGCGCCGTCGTTCTCGCTGAGCGTGGACCGGTTCGTGCAGAATGCCGCGCAGCGCGCGGTGGATGCGCGCACCGAGCAGACCATGATGGTGGTGCTGCGCCCCTCCACCGGCGCGATTCTCGCGGTCGCGCAGAACAAGGCCGCTGACCAGGACGGCCCGGTCGCGACCATGGGGCAGTATCCGCCCGGCTCGGTTTTCAAGACGGTCACCGCGGCCGCCGCAATGTCGAGTGGAAAGGCCACGCCGGACACACTGCTGCCCTGTCCGAGCCGAATTGTGGTCGGGGAGCGCACGATTCCCAACTACAACCTGTTCACTCTCGGTGAGGTGCCGATGGCGACCGCGTACGAGCGTTCCTGCAACACCTCGTTCGCGAAGGTGGCCAGCGAGCTGCCGGGTGACGCACTGCACACGACGGCCGCGAAACTGGGCGTCGGACCCGGCTATACGATCGCCGGGCTGCCGACCACCTCGGGTTCGGTGCCGCTGTCGGACGACCTGATCCAGCGCAGCGAGGACGGAATCGGCCAGGGCAAGGTGGTGGTGAGCCCGTTCGGGATGGCGGTGATGGCAGCGACGATCGCGCACGGGTCGGCGCCGGTGCCGTACTTGATCGCCGGTCGCACCACCACGATCGAGGGCGAACGCCCGGCCATCGCACCCGAGGTGATCGACGGGTTGCGGACGATGATGCGCAAGGTGGTCACCGGCGGCACCGCCGAACGGATCGCCGACCAGGGCGAGGTGTTCGGCAAGACGGGAGAGGCCGAGGTCGACGGTGGGTCGCACTCGTGGTTCGTCGGCTACCGAGGCGATATAGCCTTCGCCACGTTACTGGTCAGGGGCGGCAGCTCCGACCATGCGGTAGCGGTCACCCGCGATATGTTCACGGTGCTGCCCGCGGGGTACTGA
- the ispG gene encoding flavodoxin-dependent (E)-4-hydroxy-3-methylbut-2-enyl-diphosphate synthase — MTSTIGLGMPTAPAAVLAPRRKTRQLVVGGVGVGSDHPISVQSMTTTKTHDINATLQQIAELTASGCDIVRVACPRQEDADALATIARKSQIPVIADIHFQPRYIFAAIDAGCAAVRVNPGNIKEFDGRVGEVAKAAGAAGIPIRIGVNAGSLDKRMLEKYGKATPEALVESALWEASLFEEHGFGDIKISVKHNDPVIMVEAYRQLAAQSDYPLHLGVTEAGPAFQGTIKSAVAFGALLADGIGDTIRVSLSAPPAEEVKVGGQILQSLNLRPRKLEIVSCPSCGRAQVDVYTLANEVTAGLEGMEVPLRVAVMGCVVNGPGEAREADLGVASGNGKGQIFVKGEVIKTVPEALIVETLIEEAMRLAEQMGEDAGAGEPVVTVG; from the coding sequence GTGACCAGCACAATCGGATTGGGGATGCCGACCGCACCTGCGGCCGTCCTCGCGCCACGTCGCAAGACCCGCCAGTTGGTGGTTGGCGGCGTCGGAGTCGGCAGCGATCATCCGATCTCGGTGCAGTCGATGACCACCACCAAGACCCACGACATCAACGCGACCCTGCAGCAGATCGCGGAACTGACCGCCTCGGGGTGCGACATCGTGCGTGTGGCTTGTCCCCGCCAGGAGGATGCCGACGCGCTCGCCACCATCGCGCGCAAGAGCCAGATCCCGGTCATCGCCGACATCCACTTCCAGCCGCGCTACATCTTCGCTGCGATAGACGCGGGCTGTGCGGCGGTGCGTGTCAACCCCGGCAACATCAAAGAGTTCGACGGTCGCGTCGGCGAGGTCGCGAAAGCCGCAGGCGCCGCGGGCATTCCGATTCGCATCGGGGTGAACGCCGGTTCGCTGGACAAGCGGATGCTGGAGAAGTACGGCAAGGCGACCCCGGAGGCGCTCGTCGAGTCGGCGCTGTGGGAAGCGAGCCTGTTCGAGGAGCACGGCTTCGGCGATATCAAGATCTCGGTCAAGCACAACGACCCGGTGATCATGGTCGAGGCATACCGGCAGCTCGCCGCGCAGTCCGACTACCCGTTGCACCTCGGTGTGACCGAAGCAGGCCCGGCATTCCAGGGCACGATCAAGTCGGCGGTGGCGTTCGGTGCACTGCTGGCCGACGGCATCGGTGACACGATCCGGGTGTCGCTGTCCGCACCGCCCGCGGAAGAGGTCAAGGTCGGCGGGCAGATCCTGCAGTCGCTGAACCTGCGCCCGCGCAAGCTGGAGATCGTGTCGTGCCCGTCCTGCGGCCGCGCCCAAGTGGATGTGTACACCCTGGCCAACGAGGTGACCGCCGGGCTGGAGGGCATGGAAGTGCCGCTGCGCGTCGCAGTGATGGGCTGTGTGGTGAACGGTCCCGGTGAGGCCCGTGAAGCCGACCTCGGCGTCGCATCCGGCAACGGCAAGGGCCAGATCTTCGTCAAGGGTGAGGTCATCAAGACGGTGCCGGAGGCATTGATCGTGGAGACGCTGATCGAGGAGGCCATGCGCTTGGCCGAGCAGATGGGCGAGGACGCGGGTGCGGGGGAACCGGTCGTCACGGTCGGCTAG
- a CDS encoding BTAD domain-containing putative transcriptional regulator: MTLDLRVLGPVRLLVDGRAIALRGAKLRALLAMLVINRRKAVAKTTLAKGIWDEGPPSRSVDGLYAYVSNLRTILRGAGVDDRTVLRTVGDGYLLDISEDQCDVGRFERARNQGTLALSTGDLETAAQCFARALSEWSGEAVAGLRVLRFADNFATDMDERRLNAMADRLDADIGCGREGAILGELAALTAEHAVNERLWRLLITALYRSGRQADALAACLRIRRNLADQQGIDPDPKTVALEDAVRSQQTPPTLPSSPGATTRDLPDLRRQAWLRVGDDEPIAVPAAGLRIGRDPDNDIVLDDSWVSRKHARILARPDGMFIRDRDSANGVYLNGSPIGADTALSDGDVIRIGSTMIQYEMPDRRTPKPPR, from the coding sequence GTGACACTCGATCTACGGGTGCTCGGACCGGTGCGCCTGCTCGTCGACGGTCGCGCGATTGCGCTACGCGGCGCCAAACTCCGCGCCCTGCTCGCAATGCTGGTCATCAATCGGCGCAAGGCCGTGGCGAAAACAACTCTGGCCAAGGGAATTTGGGACGAAGGTCCACCGAGCCGGTCGGTCGATGGCCTCTATGCCTACGTGTCGAATCTGCGCACCATACTGCGCGGAGCCGGGGTGGACGACCGCACCGTCTTGCGCACGGTCGGCGACGGATACCTACTCGACATCAGCGAAGACCAGTGTGATGTCGGCCGATTCGAACGCGCGCGCAACCAAGGGACACTGGCCCTCAGCACCGGCGACCTGGAGACCGCGGCGCAGTGTTTCGCACGCGCGCTGTCGGAATGGAGCGGCGAAGCCGTCGCCGGACTGCGTGTGCTGCGCTTCGCCGACAATTTCGCCACCGATATGGACGAGCGCAGACTGAATGCGATGGCCGACCGCCTCGACGCCGACATCGGTTGCGGGCGTGAGGGCGCGATCCTGGGCGAGCTGGCCGCCCTGACCGCCGAACACGCCGTGAACGAACGACTATGGCGGCTATTGATCACCGCGCTGTACCGCAGCGGGCGCCAGGCCGACGCGCTGGCCGCTTGTCTGCGCATTCGCCGCAATCTCGCCGACCAGCAGGGTATCGACCCCGACCCGAAAACGGTCGCACTGGAGGATGCGGTCCGCAGCCAGCAGACGCCGCCGACGCTCCCCTCGTCGCCTGGCGCGACGACCCGGGACCTGCCCGATCTCCGCCGCCAGGCGTGGCTGCGGGTCGGGGACGACGAGCCGATCGCCGTCCCGGCAGCGGGGCTGCGCATCGGCCGCGATCCGGACAACGACATCGTGCTCGACGACTCGTGGGTCAGCCGCAAGCACGCACGCATCCTGGCCAGGCCGGACGGCATGTTCATCAGGGACCGGGATTCGGCCAACGGGGTTTACCTGAACGGTTCCCCGATCGGCGCCGACACCGCCCTCTCCGACGGCGATGTGATCAGGATCGGATCCACCATGATCCAGTACGAGATGCCCGACCGCAGGACCCCGAAACCACCTCGATAA